A DNA window from Bombus huntii isolate Logan2020A chromosome 10, iyBomHunt1.1, whole genome shotgun sequence contains the following coding sequences:
- the LOC126870345 gene encoding glutathione S-transferase 1-1-like — protein sequence MPIDLYGLVYSPPCRSVLLLAKAIGVHLNLKTVSPMDGEHMKPDFLKLNPQHVIPTIDDNGFILCESRPIMGYLASKYAKNDSLYPKDPKKRGMVDQMLYFDAGSLHENMIKCYYPVALHGAHSLNEEDVQAVEKSCELLNTYLENREFVAGDTLTIADFAIHTTICILLCFDFDIGRYDNVAAWYNRCKQLLDKFGFEDVHAPGTKVFTELYQANLGKSS from the exons ATGCCAATTGATTTATACGGCCTTGTGTATAGTCCGCCATGTCGGTCAGTTCTACTACTGGCAAAAGCGATTGGAGTCCACTTGAACCTGAAAACGGTTTCCCCCATGGACGGAGAACATATGAAGCCTGATTTCCTAAAG CTAAATCCTCAGCACGTGATACCGACGATAGACGATAACGGATTCATTCTGTGCGAAAG TCGGCCAATTATGGGATATTTGGCGAGCAAGTACGCCAAAAATGACTCTTTGTACCCAAAAGATCCGAAAAAGAGAGGCATGGTGGACCAAATGCTATACTTTGACGCCGGCTCGCTTCACGAGAACATGATTAAATGCTAC TATCCAGTAGCGTTACATGGAGCACACTCTCTGAACGAGGAAGACGTACAAGCCGTAGAAAAATCATGCGAATTGTTGAACACGTATCTGGAGAATAGAGAGTTCGTTGCCGGTGATACTCTTACCATCGCTGATTTTGCCATCCATACGACTATTTGCATTTTGTTG TGCTTCGACTTCGATATTGGTCGATACGACAATGTGGCTGCCTGGTACAATCGTTGCAAGCAACTCCTGGATAAATTCGGTTTCGAGGATGTGCACGCCCCTGGGACAAAAGTGTTTACCGAATTGTATCAGGCGAATTTAGGAAAATCTAGTTAA